From Terriglobales bacterium, one genomic window encodes:
- the rimO gene encoding 30S ribosomal protein S12 methylthiotransferase RimO produces MSDPTLTVVPQPKTEPQDETSQGASLPARPKVGFVSLGCPKNLVDSEVMMGLLSRAGAELTPRADEADVIVVNTCSFIDSAQQESVNTILEMAQHKTEGRAKRLVVAGCLVERYRNDIQKDIPEVDAVVGTGELEQVLQAAGIQPRKQQQSNSPFVILSGREEGNAREAAGRFSRESWDGAVADLPNYLYDEETPRVLATPKYSAYIKIAEGCDHPCTFCIIPQLRGKFRSRRFESVIAEAERLAKSGVREITLIGQDTTCYGEDLGLKDGLALLLEKLADIEDLRWVRFLYAYPNKITGKLLETIAKHEKICSYIDVPLQHASGNVLKLMKRGANADIFLNTIEKMRATIPNVTLRSSFIVGFPGETEQDFTDLCDFVKAARFDWLGAFSYSDQDGAKAFHLADKLPQREIERRRKKLMSIQKQISKKAKRALVGREFDILVEGPSGESELLWEGRTAMHAPEIDGKVYINDFGDHEDVQPGQFYRCEITEAHDYDLVARLL; encoded by the coding sequence ATGTCTGATCCAACGCTCACCGTAGTGCCTCAGCCCAAAACTGAGCCGCAGGACGAAACATCGCAGGGCGCTTCCCTGCCAGCGCGTCCGAAAGTCGGCTTTGTAAGCCTGGGGTGTCCCAAAAACCTCGTGGACAGCGAGGTCATGATGGGATTATTGTCGCGCGCCGGAGCCGAGCTGACGCCTCGCGCCGACGAAGCCGACGTCATCGTCGTAAACACCTGCTCCTTTATCGACTCGGCCCAGCAGGAGTCCGTGAACACCATCCTGGAGATGGCGCAGCACAAGACTGAAGGCCGCGCCAAGCGCCTTGTCGTTGCCGGTTGCCTCGTTGAACGCTATCGCAACGACATCCAGAAGGACATTCCCGAGGTCGACGCAGTGGTCGGCACAGGTGAGCTTGAACAAGTGTTGCAGGCTGCGGGAATTCAGCCTCGGAAACAACAGCAGAGTAATTCCCCGTTCGTGATCCTCTCCGGACGCGAAGAAGGTAACGCCCGCGAAGCCGCCGGACGATTCTCACGCGAGTCGTGGGATGGCGCCGTCGCCGACTTGCCAAACTACCTCTACGACGAAGAGACGCCACGTGTGCTGGCCACTCCGAAATATTCGGCGTACATCAAGATTGCCGAGGGATGCGATCATCCCTGCACGTTCTGCATTATCCCGCAGTTGCGCGGCAAGTTCCGGTCGCGCCGTTTTGAATCGGTGATCGCCGAAGCTGAACGGCTGGCGAAGTCAGGCGTGCGCGAAATTACGCTCATCGGACAGGACACCACCTGCTACGGCGAAGATCTCGGCCTGAAGGATGGCCTCGCGCTGCTGCTGGAGAAGCTGGCTGATATCGAAGACTTGCGCTGGGTGCGGTTTCTCTACGCTTATCCAAACAAGATTACGGGCAAGCTGCTGGAGACAATCGCGAAGCACGAGAAGATCTGCTCGTACATCGATGTGCCGCTTCAGCACGCTTCGGGTAACGTCCTGAAGTTGATGAAGCGCGGCGCGAACGCCGACATATTTCTGAACACGATTGAAAAGATGCGCGCCACCATTCCCAACGTCACGCTAAGAAGTTCGTTCATCGTCGGATTTCCCGGCGAAACCGAGCAGGACTTCACTGATCTTTGCGACTTTGTGAAGGCCGCGAGGTTCGACTGGCTGGGCGCGTTCTCCTATTCAGACCAGGACGGCGCCAAGGCTTTTCACCTCGCAGACAAGCTCCCGCAGCGTGAGATTGAACGTCGTCGGAAGAAGCTGATGTCCATCCAAAAGCAGATCAGTAAGAAAGCGAAGCGCGCACTGGTCGGGCGCGAGTTCGACATCCTTGTTGAAGGGCCGTCCGGCGAAAGCGAACTGCTTTGGGAAGGACGCACGGCTATGCACGCGCCGGAGATTGACGGCAAGGTGTACATCAACGACTTCGGCGATCACGAAGACGTTCAGCCCGGACAGTTCTATCGTTGCGAAATTACCGAAGCACACGATTACGATCTCGTGGCTCGACTGTTGTAG